A region of Takifugu flavidus isolate HTHZ2018 chromosome 2, ASM371156v2, whole genome shotgun sequence DNA encodes the following proteins:
- the aldh1a3 gene encoding aldehyde dehydrogenase family 1 member A3, giving the protein MEQNGTKENGRSEETPAPGPPQPVHVQEIRFTKIFIDNKWVQSSRGRTFATFNPATGCKLCEVEEADEEDVDKAVAAAKAAGRRGSAWQRMDACSRGKLLHRLADLVERDRLLLATVETLDTGKPFLQSLFIDLDGSIKTLRYYAGWSDKIHGKSLRVDESFMSITKHEPVGVCGAIIPWNFPLLMFMWKIAPALSCGNTVVVKPAEQTPLTALHMGSLIKEAGFPAGVVNIVPGFGPTAGAAIANHMDIDKVAFTGSTETGQLIQTAAAKSNLKRVTLELGGKNPCIVFADCDLQLAVEDTQTGAFYNQGQCCTAASRVFVEESIHDQFVRLSIENAKKIVVGDPLDPLTSHGPQIDQQQFDKIMDLIESGKEEGARLEYGGTPVSNKSLFIQPTIFSGVKDHMRIAKEEIFGPVQCIFSFQSQEEAVRRANSSRYGLVSAIFTSSMDRALSVSAALETGTVWINCYNSLHAQTPFGGYKMSGIGRELGEYALAEYTEVKAVTLKLKEAV; this is encoded by the exons ATGGAGCAGAATGGAACAAAAGAGAATGGAAGGAGCGAGGAGACCCcggctcctggtcctcctcagccCGTCCACGTCCAGGAGATCAGATTCACCAAG ATCTTCATTGACAATAAATGGGTccagtccagcagggggaggacttttgcaactttcaaccCAGCAACAGGTTGCAAACTCTGTGAGGTGGAGGAAGCGGACGAG GAGGACGTGGACaaagcagtggcagcagcaaagGCGGCCGGTCGGAGAGGTTCCGCCTGGCAGAGGATGGACGCCTGCAGTCGGGGAAAACTGCTGCACAGGCTGGCCGACCTGGTGGAGAGAGATCGGCTCCTGCTGGCG ACGGTGGAGAcgctggacacggggaagccCTTCCTGCAGTCCCTCTTCATCGACCTGGACGGCAGCATCAAAACCCTGAGGTACTACGCTGGCTGGAGCGACAAGATCCACGGCAAGAGCCTGCGAGTGG ATGAAAGCTTCATGAGCATAACCAAGCATGAGCCCGTCGGTGTGTGTGGAGCCATCATTCCA TGGAACTTTCCTTTGCTGATGTTCATGTGGAAGATCGCACCAGCCCTGAGCTGTGGAAACACGGTGGTGGTCAAACCAGCCGAACAGACCCCCCTGACAGCCCTCCACATGGGATCACTCATCAAAGAG GCTGGGTTCCCTGCTGGGGTGGTGAACATCGTTCCAGGGTTTGGTCCCACCGCCGGAGCAGCTATCGCCAACCACATGGACATCGACAAGGTGGCCTTCACAGGTTCTACTGAG ACGGGTCAGCtgatccaaacagcagcagccaaaagCAACTTGAAGAGAGTGACCTTGGAGCTGGGAGGGAAGAACCCCTGCATCGTGTTTGCTGACTGCGACT TGCAGCTGGCCGTGGAGGACACCCAGACAGGAGCCTTCTATAACCAGGGACAGTGCTGCACGGCTGCCTCGCGCGTCTTTGTGGAGGAAAGCATCCATGACCAGTTCGTGCGTCTCAGCATAGAAAATGCCAAGAAAATAGTCGTAGGAGATCCGCTGGATCCGCTGACGTCACATGGACCCCAG ATTGACCAACAGCAGTTTGACAAGATTATGGATCTCATAGAGAGCGGCAAGGAGGAGGGAGCCAGGCTGGAGTATGGGGGCACGCCTGTGAGCAACAAGAGCCTCTTCATTCAGCCCACCATCTTCTCTGGGGTCAAGGATCACATGCGCATCGCCAAAGAGGAG ATCTTTGGTCCTGTCCAGTGTATATTCAGCTTCCAGAGCCAGGAAGAGGCCGTCCGGAGAGCAAACAGCTCCCGCTACGGGCTGGTGTCGGCCATCTTCACCTCGAGCATGGACAGAGCTttatctgtgtctgcagccctggagaCAGGAACTGTGTG GATAAACTGCTATAACTCCCTGCATGCCCAGACCCCCTTTGGTGGGTACAAGATGTCGGGCATTGGCCGAGAGCT ggGAGAATATGCTCTGGCCGAGTACACCGAGGTGAAGGCCGTCACCCTCAAGCTGAAGGAGGCGGTGTGA
- the asb7 gene encoding ankyrin repeat and SOCS box protein 7: protein MTKRSSSLHIVKRMLNHHCRRNPELHEELQIQAAVAAGDVYTVRRMLEQGYSPKIRDANGWTLLHFSAAKGKERCVRVFLEHGADPTVKDFIGGFTALHYAAMHGRARIARLMLESEHRRDIINAKSNDGWTPLHVAAHYGRDSFVRLLLEFRAEVDPLSDKGTTPLQLAIIRERSSCVRILLDHSANIDIQNGFLLRYAVIKGNHSYCRMFLQRGADTNLGRLEDGQTPLHLSALRDDALCAQMLYAYGADTNTRNYEGQTPVALSVSMSGVSRPCLDFLQEVTRQPRTLQDFCRIKIRHCIGLQSLKSLEDLPIAKVMIDYLKHKFDHL, encoded by the exons ATGACTAAGAGAAGCTCGTCCCTTCACATTGTCAAAAG GATGCTGAACCATCACTGCAGGAGGAACCCTGAGCTCCACGAGGAGCTGCAGATCCAGGCCGCAGTGGCAGCAGGAGACGTCTACACCGTCAGGAGGATGCTGGAGCAGGGCTACTCCCCCAAGATCCGCGACGCCAACGGCTGGACGCTGCTCCACTTCTCCGCCGCCAAAGGGAAGGAGCGATGTGTGCGAGTCTTCCTGGAACACGGAG ccGACCCCACGGTGAAAGACTTCATCGGCGGTTTCACGGCGCTCCACTACGCCGCCATGCACGGCCGGGCACGCATCGCCCGGCTCATGCTGGAGTCGGAGCACCGCAGGGACATCATCAACGCCAAGAGCAACGACGGCTGGACGCCGCTGCACGTGGCCGCCCACTACGGCCGCGACTCTTTCGTGCGCCTCCTCCTGGAGTTCAGGGCGGAGGTGGATCCGCTGAGCGACAAAGGCACCACGCCGCTGCAGCTGGCCATCATCCGCGAGCGCTCCAGCTGCGTGCGCATCCTCCTGGACCACAGCGCCAACATCGACATCCAGAACGGCTTCCTGCTCCGCTACGCCGTCATCAAAGGCAACCACTCCTACTGCCGGATGTTCCTGCAGAGGGGGGCGGACACCAACCTGGGGCGCCTGGAGGACGGCCAGACGCCCCTGCACCTGTCCGCCCTGAGGGACGACGCGCTGTGTGCACAGATGCTGTACGCGTACGGGGCTGACACCAACACCAGGAACTATGAGGGCCAGACCCCGGTGGCCCTGTCTGTTAGCATGTCTGGGGTCAGCCGGCCCTGTCTGGACTTCCTACAGGAGGTTACGA GGCAGCCTCGGACTCTCCAGGACTTTTGTCGAATAAAGATCCGCCACTGCATCGGCCTGCAGAGCCTGAAGTCCCTGGAGGACCTGCCCATTGCTAAAGTCATGATAGACTACTTAAAACACAAGTTTGACCATTTGTGA
- the mesd gene encoding LRP chaperone MESD: protein MSPVLGRSLRPPPLLLLLLCALFLSNSAADSKEKPRKKKDIRDYNDADMARLLEQWEEDDDIEEGDLPEHKRAPPPIDFSKVDPSKPEELLKLSKKGKTLMVFATVSGEPTEKETEEITGLWQGSLFNANFDIQRFVVGSNRVIFMLRDGSVAWEVKDFLVSQERCVDVTVEGQVFPGKAAQKDGAKKKSQAEPQKRAAPRKQEL, encoded by the exons ATGTCGCCTGTGCTCGGACGGTCGCTgcggccgccgccgctgctgctgctgcttctttgcGCCCTTTTCCTCTCAAATTCAGCCGCAGACAGCAAAGAGAAGCCCCGGAAGAAGAAGGACATCCGAGACTACAATGACGCGGACATGGCGCGGCTGCTGGAGCAGTGGGAG GAGGACGACGACATCGAGGAGGGGGACCTCCCTGAGCACAAGAGGGCTCCTCCTCCCATCGACTTCTCCAAAGTGGACCCCTCCAAGCCCGAAGAGCTGCTGAAGTTGTCCAAGAAGGGCAAGACCTTGATGGTGTTCGCCACGGTGTCGGGCGAGCCCACCGAGAAGGAAACGGAGGAGATCACCGGCCTGTGGCAGGGCAGCCTCTTCAACGCCAATTTTGACATCCAGAG GTTCGTGGTGGGTTCCAACAGGGTCATTTTCATGCTGCGCGACGGCAGCGTGGCCTGGGAGGTCAAGGACTTCCTGGTGTCCCAGGAGCGCTGCGTGGATGTGACGGTGGAGGGCCAAGTGTTCCCGGGGAAGGCTGCTCAGAAGGACGGCGCTAAAAAGAAGAGCCAGGCGGAGCCACAGAAGCGCGCTGCTCCCCGCAAACAGGAGCTGTGA
- the tlnrd1 gene encoding talin rod domain-containing protein 1 produces MATGGSGKSSSEGSGNAASCGLQHRKRLSSICDTCKGKMQLVADLLLLSSETRPVMTSEGAAVADTFEQCRDTVIARTKELSILTHDIQSQLNMGRFTEVGDRLLEMTDLVVSLTECSAHAAYLAAVETPGSQPCLPGLVDRYKVTRCRHEVEQSCSLLRVTGLQDLTPQLLLELSQNISTNLKTLTDISSLASDRSRDRFAKDQFKLSVKSMSTSGTAFLACVKEVKTQPSELTRNRCVLFSAPLVQAVNALVGFATEPHFLGRAASICAEGKGVQTAVLGGAMSVVSACVLLTQGLRDVAQHPDSSSRMADYRERLRNSACAVSDGCTLLSQALRERSSPRTLPPVNSHSVN; encoded by the coding sequence ATGGCCACTGGTGGTTCTGGTAAATCGTCCAGCGAGGGATCCGGGAACGCGGCGAGCTGTGGGCTACAGCACAGGAAGCGCCTGTCGTCCATCTGCGACACGTGCAAAGGGAAGATGCAGCTGGTGgccgacctgctgctgctgtccagcGAGACCCGGCCCGTGATGACCTCGGAGGGGGCCGCCGTGGCCGACACCTTCGAGCAGTGTCGCGACACGGTCATCGCCAGGACCAAGGAGCTGTCCATCCTCACGCACGACATCCAGAGCCAGCTCAACATGGGCCGCTTCACCGAGGTGGGAGACCGGCTTCTGGAAATGACTGACTTGGTGGTGTCCCTGACCGAGTGCTCGGCCCACGCCGCCTACCTGGCGGCCGTGGAGACCCCCGGCTCCCAGCCCTGCCTGCCCGGCCTGGTGGACCGCTACAAAGTGACCCGGTGTCGGCATGAAGTGGAGcaaagctgcagcctcctgcgGGTCACCGGCCTGCAGGACCTGACCCCGCAGCTCCTACTGGAACTGTCCCAAAACATCTCCACCAACCTCAAGACTCTGACggacatctcatcgctggcgaGCGACCGGTCCAGGGACCGCTTCGCCAAGGACCAATTCAAGTTGAGCGTGAAGAGTATGAGCACCAGTGGCACGGCCTTTCTGGCCTGTGTCAAAGAGGTGAAAACCCAGCCCAGCGAGCTGACCAGGAACCGCTGCGTCCTGTTCAGCGCTCCTCTGGTCCAGGCCGTCAACGCCCTGGTGGGCTTCGCCACCGAGCCTCACTTCCTGGGCAGGGCCGCTAGCATCTGCGCGGAAGGCAAGGGTGTCCAGACGGCGGTGTTGGGCGGGGCCATGAGCGTGGTCTCGGCGTGCGTCCTCCTCACTCAGGGCCTGAGGGACGTGGCCCAGCACCccgacagcagctccaggatggCCGACTACCGCGAACGCCTTCGCAACTCGGCGTGCGCCGTGTCCGACGGCTGCACGCTGCTCTCACAGGCCCTCCGGGAACGCTCATCTCCACGGACCCTCCCGCCGGTCAACTCGCATTCTGTGAATTAA